One Candidatus Aegiribacteria sp. DNA segment encodes these proteins:
- a CDS encoding type II toxin-antitoxin system Phd/YefM family antitoxin, translated as MTKLTATDARKSFFDLLKGANERHEVYHIRYRNGDAVLMSESEYESLQETLELLSVPGFREGFDAARKEAEAGDTLSFREVFGEEQ; from the coding sequence ATGACGAAGTTAACTGCGACAGACGCCCGCAAGAGTTTCTTTGATCTCCTGAAGGGAGCCAATGAGAGACATGAGGTCTACCACATCCGGTACAGGAATGGGGATGCAGTACTCATGTCCGAGTCTGAGTATGAGAGTCTACAGGAGACATTGGAACTGCTCTCTGTTCCTGGCTTCCGAGAAGGCTTTGACGCAGCCCGGAAGGAAGCCGAGGCTGGTGATACTCTCTCTTTCCGCGAGGTCTTCGGAGAGGAGCAGTGA
- a CDS encoding type II toxin-antitoxin system mRNA interferase toxin, RelE/StbE family → MRYRIRFTHQAAKDIQKLTPKLQSKLKDILRNRLAVDPYSGKTLVGYMKGYYSLRLSYKDRVVYSIDDDDLIVLVVRAKTHQED, encoded by the coding sequence GTGAGGTATCGTATTCGCTTCACGCACCAGGCCGCCAAAGACATTCAGAAGCTCACTCCAAAGCTCCAATCAAAGCTGAAGGACATCCTTCGGAACCGTTTAGCAGTTGATCCATACTCCGGTAAGACACTGGTGGGATATATGAAGGGATACTACTCTCTCCGCTTAAGCTACAAGGACCGGGTTGTGTATTCGATCGACGATGACGACTTGATCGTCCTGGTCGTTCGGGCCAAGACACATCAGGAGGATTAG